Proteins encoded in a region of the Streptomyces akebiae genome:
- a CDS encoding Pycsar system effector family protein, producing MSAVSPPVGAPEVQAGTLLLGDLRTEIARADTKASVLAGALGIMAGLLGGHRWSPAALSPTAALVWWLGVASLVTALFALLLAVLPRYRRSTWEPGLPLTYFGDVRRAARTGSLAAAVAATGRDPTLGLVLALAETSRIVARKHLWIRTGLIAFGCAAVLLPGSALMA from the coding sequence GTGAGTGCCGTGTCCCCACCGGTGGGCGCCCCGGAGGTACAGGCGGGCACGCTACTGCTGGGCGACCTCCGCACCGAGATCGCCCGCGCCGACACCAAGGCCTCCGTCCTTGCCGGGGCTCTGGGCATCATGGCCGGTCTGCTCGGCGGACACCGCTGGAGTCCCGCCGCGCTCTCCCCCACCGCCGCGCTCGTGTGGTGGCTGGGGGTGGCGTCGCTGGTCACGGCGTTGTTCGCGCTGCTGCTCGCGGTACTGCCCCGCTACCGCAGGAGCACCTGGGAGCCCGGCCTGCCTCTGACCTACTTCGGCGACGTACGGCGCGCCGCCCGGACCGGAAGCCTTGCCGCGGCCGTGGCGGCGACAGGGCGCGACCCCACCCTCGGCCTTGTCCTGGCGCTGGCCGAGACCAGCCGCATCGTGGCCCGCAAACACCTCTGGATCAGAACGGGCCTGATCGCCTTCGGCTGCGCCGCGGTACTGCTCCCCGGCTCCGCACTCATGGCCTGA
- a CDS encoding M48 family metalloprotease: protein MSVPYESEHRRKPPDPMDDLSSRAGRVHISARHRGVDATTLGHLTLQLPQVLTSSAVVFVVSYAVAVLLGPPWWIPFGCWVVSGGLAFHRPCERLLARWLYRLRYPTPEEDRKLASVWRQVTARAGVDGDTYQLWVEDSAGINAMAAAGHIVGVTSHSLRTLTPAQLAGVLAHELGHHVGGHAWASLLTFWYTLPARITWRLLRWLAARVDRVSVGVAALVIGVFGATMFALAAATYGLVLLPLVTPCLVAAVSRRAELRADEHAAELGFAEHLMTVLSADLHREATARADASAMGVRVEEEGVIARLLSSHPDPHTRLHHLRTHLERGR, encoded by the coding sequence ATGTCCGTCCCGTACGAATCCGAGCACCGCCGAAAGCCTCCGGACCCCATGGACGATCTCAGCTCCCGCGCGGGACGCGTCCACATATCGGCCCGCCACCGGGGTGTGGACGCCACCACGCTGGGGCACCTGACGCTCCAGCTGCCGCAGGTGCTGACAAGTTCGGCCGTCGTCTTCGTGGTGTCGTACGCCGTCGCCGTCCTGCTCGGGCCGCCTTGGTGGATCCCGTTCGGCTGCTGGGTGGTCAGCGGAGGGCTGGCCTTCCACCGGCCCTGCGAACGCCTCCTGGCCCGGTGGCTGTACCGGCTGCGCTACCCCACGCCCGAGGAGGACCGGAAGCTGGCGTCGGTCTGGCGCCAGGTGACCGCCCGAGCCGGTGTGGACGGGGACACGTACCAGTTGTGGGTCGAGGACAGCGCCGGGATCAACGCCATGGCGGCCGCCGGCCACATCGTCGGCGTCACCAGCCATTCGCTCAGGACGCTCACCCCCGCCCAGCTCGCCGGCGTCCTCGCGCACGAGTTGGGCCATCACGTGGGAGGGCACGCCTGGGCCTCACTGCTCACCTTCTGGTACACACTGCCCGCGCGGATCACGTGGCGGCTGCTGCGCTGGCTGGCCGCACGCGTCGACCGTGTCTCCGTGGGCGTCGCCGCCCTGGTGATCGGCGTCTTCGGCGCCACCATGTTCGCCCTGGCCGCAGCCACATACGGCCTGGTCCTCCTGCCCTTGGTCACACCCTGCCTGGTGGCTGCCGTATCCCGCCGCGCGGAACTTCGCGCGGACGAACACGCGGCCGAACTCGGCTTCGCGGAGCATCTGATGACCGTGCTGAGCGCGGATCTCCACCGCGAGGCGACCGCACGCGCCGACGCCTCGGCCATGGGCGTCCGCGTTGAGGAGGAGGGAGTGATCGCACGGCTCCTCTCCTCCCACCCGGACCCGCACACCCGGCTCCACCACCTGCGGACCCATCTGGAGCGCGGGCGCTGA